The following coding sequences lie in one Benincasa hispida cultivar B227 chromosome 6, ASM972705v1, whole genome shotgun sequence genomic window:
- the LOC120080275 gene encoding L-aspartate oxidase, chloroplastic: MAICIPVGSCKLFCRAVDWKGQGCRRAQWDASIAFKRCLQDEFSRSCGLSKFSHVQRSKTSQSIINEKWRTLTAVTSACLSDGSTKSFDFVVIGSGVAGLRYALEVAKHGSVAVITKAEPHESNTNYAQGGVSAVLCPSDSVESHVQDTIVAGAHLCDEETVRVVCTEGPDRIRELIAMGASFDHGEDGNLHLAREGGHSHCRIVHAADMTGREIERALLEAVVRDPNIFVFEHHFAIDLLTSEDGSDIVCVGVDTLNAETLEVTRFISKVTLLASGGAGHMYPSTTNPPVATGDGIAMSHRAQAVISNMEFVQFHPTALADEGLPIRLDKPRENAFLITEAVRGDGGILYNLSMERFMPLYDERAELAPRDVVARSIDDQLKKRNEKYVLLDISHKPRENILSHFPNIAAECLKHGLDITCQPIPVVPAAHYICGGVRAGLQGETNVQGLYVAGEVACTGLHGANRLASNSLLEALVFARRAVEPSVDHMKSSSLDSGALNRWARPFVPTSLGNGFMSRIISMTKDVRKQLQLIMWKYVGIVRSTTRLETAERKISELEATWEEYLFHQGWEPTMVALEVCEMRNLFCCAKLVVSSALARQESRGLHYTIDFPHLEESKRLPTIIFPCSPTKSTWSSRQLHWQPV; the protein is encoded by the exons ATGGCGATATGTATACCTGTTGGGAGCTGCAAACTGTTCTGCCGGGCGGTAGACTGGAAGGGGCAAGGTTGTAGAAGAGCCCAATGGGATGCTAGTATAGCTTTTAAAAGATGCTTGCAGGATGAGTTCTCAAG GTCATGTGGGTTAAGTAAGTTCTCACATGTACAAAGAAGCAAGACTTCCCAATCTATAATTAATGAGAAATGGAGAACTCTGACAGCAGTCACTTCAGCATGCTTGAGTGACGGTTCAACAAAGTCTTTTGATTTTGTTGTTATTGGTAGTGGAGTTGCTGGCCTTCGTTATGCTCTCGAAGTTGCAAAGCATGGATCTGTAGCTGTGATCACCAAGGCTGAGCCTCATGAGAGCAATACGAATTATGCTCAAGGTGGTGTTAGTGCTGTTCTTTGTCCTTCAGACTCTGTTGAAAGTCATGTGCAGGACACCATCGTAGCCGGGGCTCATCTATGTGATGAGGAAACAGTTAGA GTTGTATGTACAGAAGGACCTGACAGAATCAGAGAGTTGATTGCTATGGGTGCATCATTTGACCACGGGGAAGATGGTAATTTGCATCTAGCAAGGGAAGGGGGACACTCTCATTGCAGGATTGTTCATGCTGCAGATATGACTGGAAGGGAAATCGAGCGGGCTCTTTTGGAGGCAGTTGTCAGGGATCCTAATATTTTTGTGTTTGAGCACCATTTTGCAATTGACTTGCTTACTTCCGAG GATGGTTCTGACATAGTTTGCGTTGGTGTTGATACTTTGAATGCTGAAACACTAGAG GTAACACGGTTTATTTCAAAGGTGACTTTACTTGCCTCAGGTGGAGCTGGTCATATGTATCCATCAACAACTAACCCCCCG GTTGCCACGGGAGATGGAATTGCCATGTCTCATCGAGCTCAAGCTGTAATTTCCAACATGGA ATTTGTGCAGTTCCACCCAACTGCCTTAGCTGATGAAGGCCTTCCAATCAGACTAGACAAGCCAAGAGAAAATGCTTTTCTTATAACTGAAGCCGTTAGGGGTGATGGAGGTATCCTGTATAATCTAAGTATGGAAAGATTTATGCCATTGTATGACGAGAGAGCTGAGCTTGCCCCGAGAGATGTTGTGGCTAGAAGCATAGATGACCAGCTGAAAAAGCGAAATGAGAAGTATGTGCTCTTAGATATCAGTCACAAACCCAGGGAAAATATTCTCTCCCATTTCCCCAACATTGCTGCTGAGTGCCTCAAACATGGTTTGGACATTACATGCCAGCCAATCCCCGTAGTTCCAGCTGCTCATTACATTTGTGGAGGCGTTCGTGCGGGGCTTCAAGGGGAGACTAATGTGCAGGGTCTATATGTTGCAGGTGAGGTTGCATGCACAGGGTTACATGGAGCCAACCGTCTAGCTAGCAACTCATTGCTCGAAGCTCTAGTTTTCGCACGAAGGGCAGTTGAGCCCTCTGTTGATCATATGAAGAGCTCTAGTCTTGATTCTGGTGCCTTAAATAGGTGGGCTAGACCTTTTGTGCCTACGTCCCTTGGAAATGGTTTCATGAGCAGAATCATATCAATGACAAAGGACGTAAGGAAACAGTTACAACTAATCATGTGGAAGTACGTTGGAATTGTTCGGTCGACCACCAGGCTCGAGACTGCAGAGCGAAAGATCAGTGAGCTAGAAGCAACATGGGAAGAGTACTTGTTTCATCAAGGATGGGAGCCAACCATGGTGGCTCTGGAGGTTTGTGAAATGAGGAACCTGTTTTGTTGTGCGAAGCTGGTCGTAAGCAGCGCCCTTGCTCGGCAAGAGAGCCGTGGACTTCATTATACAATCGATTTTCCTCATCTTGAGGAGAGTAAGAGGCTTCCAACCATCATATTTCCTTGTTCACCCACCAAGAGTACATGGAGCTCAAGGCAGCTTCACTGGCAACCTGTGTAG